The genomic window TGGGAGTGAACCACATTGGCCACTTCTTGCTAACTAACTTGTTGCTCAACGTTCTGAAGGTAAGTGTGCTATATCTATCTAGTGCGTCAGATAATGGTCTTACTAAATTTCAGAGCTCCACTCCCAGTCGCATTGTCGTAGTATCCAGTCTGGCACATACACGTGGCTCTATTAACGTAGGTGACCTGAACAGCGAGAAGTCGTATGATGAGGGCTTAGCCTATAGCCAGAGCAAGCTGGCCAACGTCCTGTTCACCCGGGAATTGGCCAAGCGTTTGGAGGGTAGCGGCGTCACAGTAAATGCACTCCACCCTGGTGTGGTGGATACTGAGCTGGGCCGGAACTGGGCTTTCTTTCAGACAAACCTTGCGAAGTAAGTTAAGTTAACTGTATTAGGACCTTCTTAGTAATATCTTTCTCAACCTTTAGGTTCGTTTTAAAGCCTATGATTTGGCCGCTTTTGAAGACACTATGCTGCTCTGGATCCGGAACTGAAGGACATCTCCGGCCTGTACTTTAGCGACTGCAAGCCAAAGCCTGTGGCTCCTCGTGCCTTGGACGATAGGCTGGCAAAGTTCCTGTGGACCAAGAGTGAGAAATGGACCGGCTTAGATAAGCCAGAAGCTAAAGAAGTAAAGAAGTCCGAGTAGTGTTAGAACAAGCCGTTTATTATACTGTAATACTAGCTGCTGTTTCACGAAtggattaataaataaatacatatttttatagcTTTCATAAAGCATGTTTTATGATTCTCAAAAGTCGATTAGTATGCCTGTTGGCTAATTAGATTCCAATTCAGTTGGCTTTCTGCTCAGTTGCCCCAGCTGTAATAAACACTCTGGAGTGGAGAGCATGGGTTGTGGGTTCTCTCTTCTCTGGCGTATTGTTTACGGTGTTGACGTATGTGTACTGCATGTAGAAGCCCAGAACGACGTCTGTTGATCCGGGCAGCTTCTCTGCCGGGGTGAACTGAAGCCGCAAAAGCACCTTATTGCCCTTTCGCCAGACAATAAACTTGGGCTCCTCGGTGGGCAGCTGCACGTCCTCGTCGAATTCTTTGGAGTCATCGCGCTGGCTCAGAACGAAATCGCTTTCCAACGGGACAATCTCGGCATTTGATACGTCTATCACGTCTCTCTTTACCTCCCGTGTCGAGTTTTGACGCGACAAGGTGATGCCCACTGTTTTTAGAAGTGGGGAAGAAGTTATTGATTCCTCCTTGACAACACGAGTGGCCTCCGTTAACAGCTGCGGATCCTCAGGCGGCGATGTAGTCAGCAGTCGAATTGTCATATCGTACATAGTTGGATTTGTGAGCTTCAGCAAAATGGCGTTGCTTTTTCCTGCAACTAGTGGCTGCTCGCAGCGTACCATCACCACTTCAGGTACATGGTAGCTGGCAAAGAGCTGGATGCGGTACTTTATGGACGTGGGATGGTACTCCGGTTTGATTAAATTGTGTTCGCACTGGCGGCAACGGAGCGACCGCTTGATCCACAGCGACCTGCGCTGCGGATAAAGACTTACAACGGCCGTGGGCTGATCAGCCGGCTGACTATGTCGCTGGGTGATGGTTGTGACATTCCGCAAGTTCAATGGTTCCGTGAATATGTTCGCCGGTAGACCCTCCACCTCCGCCGTGGCCTCCACCGGTGTTATTACGGCTTTGGCCTTGGGAGCCTTGTCGTTCCAGCCGATCTGGCGTCGAATAAGTGATACGGTTAGACCAGTGCGATCTGTCAAGCTAGGAAACTTGTGCTGCTTCGGCGCCTTGCGCCGCATGAACTCCAGTttctcctgcttctcctgcaGCACCACCGCCTGGAAGTACTCGACCAGAGCATTGAATCGCGCCTGGTACAAGCACTCGTTATCCGGCCAGGTGCCCGTGGCCACGCCTTGATCGGGAATACCCACATCTCGCGTTGTCCATCGGCAGGACAAGCACGACAGATAGTACATCTTTTTGGTGGTGGGCACCGCAGAGGGTTTGCTGGTCGCAGGGACTGGGGGCGTGACGTCGCCCTTGGAGTCCCCATCCTTTGGTTCCTTTGCCTCTTCCGTCTTGCGCACCACCGGAACGGTGGAGGCTCTGGCGGATAGGGTGTGCTGGCAGCAGGGACAGTCGAAGCAGTTCGCACAGCAGTTCTTCTTGTGGCGCGCCTCTGTGGATGGAATGTTCTCCAGGCAGTTGGAGCAGAAGTGCGACTCGATCTCATGCGTCACACAGAAGCCACAACGCAGCTTGGGGCAGTGGCGGCAGAAGAAGAGCTTGTTGATCGGGTTTAGTATGCCGCAGGAGCACGCGTACTTAACGGGACTCGGTTGCATGAAGCTCATCTTGGCGACGCTGGTTTTCTCCTGTTTTCTTTGTAAAATTTGCAAATCTTTCTTCTTCTTTCAGAAATGACGACAGCTGTTGTATCGATAGATCGATGACTCGCCATGTAGTTATCGATTCATGTACCATGCTGTGCAGCACTGGTGGATTGTCGCTAATTTTTTGACGTTATGCCGCCAAGATTCCTGGAGTGAATGGATAGATTAACTATTAATCTTTAACGGGTCAAACACAAAGCTGTTTAAAGCTCAACGGAAAGATTTAAAGATGTTTTCTGGATTGTTTTTCAAAGGAAATAATAAACCATATTCTTTGCACTGCGGGGAAACTTACAAGGGGCATTTTATGTGCAacacaaattatatttaaaacacaattttaaaagtaattgGATTTTCGCCACTTTGATCTAACAAATTCAGCTTTTGGAGACCATAGAgactgtaaatatttatgtttattattagtGTATCAtctatttaattaaaaacaagataGAACGCTAAattcgagttccccgactatcagatagTCGTTACTACGCAAGTATAGTTTCGATTTTAGAGCTAGATATAAgctaaataattttaaaattttttgttcttttacAATTTCGTGCACACTTTGTTGTTCAACAACACAATTAAGACCTATTAGAACTCCTAAGGAgagcaaatatattttcggttaacatattttttattttaaacgaTCACATCATCAGAAAAAGTTTATTGTACGTCATCGTCATAGCAACAATACAATTTTAAGTTAATGAAATCCCCTAAGTGACCAATTAGCACCAATTTGCCAAACTAGATAGAGTATAAACACTTTACGGTTCATAAAATTCTTTACGGTGCTTTTCATTGAAAAGTGAGTACGTTATCAGCGAAAGTACACAAGGTGCtgatatttcaaatattttatggatTTTCTGCGGATCTAGCGTAATATAATTGTTGGCGGACCAATAAAACTTTATATTTTGAAGTAATTTTAAATCCCGACTTGTGTGTCGTGATGtgttctaaaaataaaatgtaatttttattttatggctcTTATTCGTTTTTAAAGCCAATTAGTTGGCAACCGCAGAAGTAGATATTCTGAGAATATATGTTTTCaacatttgaatatttttatttaggaGCTTtacgtatataaatataatttggcCAAACGTGTGACCGAGTATAAAATAGGTAAACGTACATGTAGGTATAAGGTACTTTTTGGTGTGGGAGCCACGCGACTAATGCTAATGCTAATCCTATGCTATCATCCTCAGTCTGTAGTCTCAATCCCGGCAGGAGGAGAACAGGTAAAAGCCCCTCTAGCCGAAGAAGTTGGGCACGAAGAGCTTCTTGCGCTTGGTCTTGGTCTGGCGGACGCGCACGATGGGAGTGAACTTGACACTGTGGGGCAAGGAGTCACTATCGGAGACGGAGGAGCCCTCGCGGCGAGTGTAGCCGGCATTGGAGGCCACCGGGGCGATGTACCCATCGTCCACGTAGTAGTAGCCCGGACTCAGCTTCTTCAGGCGGTTGTCCGTGAGCGGTTTCCCATAGCTCAGGGCGTACGAGGAGCCACCATAGCTGTCATAGCGATCGGTGTCGTAGGTCTCGTAGCTATCCAGGTCGTAGTAGGTGGGCTTGGCTTCGGACACTTTGcagatgatgatgctgatCAGCAGGCAGATGCACGAGTACAATTGCTGAGGAAAAGATCGAGGGATGGGTGAGCTAAATTCCCATTGGGACCGTGCTATAATGATGCTTACCTTAAGATCCATTGTGCTGGGATTGGTTCGGTTGAAACTAGTTATGATTTGGTAAATCCTAGTTGGGCTGTTGTGGTATTATCCTTTGATTTCTGTCTGGCTGCTCCGAGTGCTTTGAACGTCTGGCGAGTTCTGTATGCTTTGGTGTGAAGAACCCTTTCCTTATATACGCACCGGCCAGCACATTCGCACCCAAAtgtgaaaatttgttttcggGCCGAGCCGATGCTCCAGCTGTGACGCAAGTCCGAAGGAAACGCAACGATATTTTTGCGTTCGCGAATGTAGCCAAACTCTCTTCGGTTGACGGACTGGGTTTTGTTTTGAGCATGCGCGGTGTCTGTGACTTGAACCCGGTCTCATCTCCACGGGATTGGGCAAAGACAAAGGCTCTAATTGCCGGGTGCACTGTTTCGCTTAGCGGGGATCCAGTTTGGTTCGGAAAAGTTTTTACAATGCGGAAAGATACGGTCCCCCGGAATTCTGCCATTGTCTGCGACTATTTTGTTTCGGCTTGGATCAATTAAAGTGAATAATCTAGATTTTGATGCTGGGCGCTCTGACGTCGGTGTGCGATCGGACGAAAGTAATTAGGggcttttggcattttgtttgcGGCTGGAAAGGTTCGCGGCGCActgggcgtatgagtaatatgtGTACCAGGCGCTGTGGTCGCCGGGTGGTAATTTTTGTGTGGTCACACGCTAAATCTAAATCCAGACCTCGAATGTCGTTGTAACGAAACTCGgtgattttgttattttatcaTAAATCAGCATAGAGACGCAAATGGAACGGCGTCTAAAAATACGGATCAGGCTTTATAAATATCCAACCGCAGTGGCTCATGCGGCGCCTAATCAATTTGTCGTGAAAATGTGGCCGGCTGACTCAGGAAGTGTTAAACACCGCGATTTTCTAGAAGTAAAACAAAGCaattaacaaacaaactcGACCCGACTGCGGAATGCGCTTTGAGTTTGAAACAGACTCGAAAAAGGGGCATGACTTCCGTTTTTGGGGCCTGCATTCGAAGAAGTGATGAATCAGAAGCCAGCTAGGCATCTGTAACCCATAGTTAGACAGACGAAATTGAGGAATGAACATAAGTTGCGACCCAGACTAATTTGCGCTTCATTATCGCCGGCTGTTTCGAAAAGATTCGGCTGTAAATATAAACCCgctaatttaataaatttatacaattatataaatataaatcgcTGGCTGCCGCGGGGCAATAACAAAATTCAGTTGTTTTCCACAACTTCGCGGTTTTTCATGCCTCCCAATGGgggtaaatatttttgcacacCCAAACCGTcgtcaacaacaacagaaaggTGTGAGATTTGCCCGCGATAAAGGAAACATAAACATCCAGTTGAATTTAGATAGCATTACTTATACGCACGATTGGTTGCATCGGAGCCAAGCGCAGTGACTTCTGCCACTTGATTGAATGCTCCGGAGGAGGCCTGGTTATTTTTGTCACACCCGAAACGTGAAAGACGGTGCAAAATTTCATACGCCTCGGCTAATTTCCGCAAGAAGTGCGACAAACTTCTGCACTCCAAGTCGTCTCCAAGTGGAGACTCAGCTGCTTAGAAAATTTCCTTCGACTTGATTTCTTTGTTAGCCGAATGTGCGAACGTAAACAGCTAAATTTGCACCCTGCAATATTTGTGTGTTTACAGTGGCACATTGTCCGCTTATTTAATTCACTTTTACCGATTTTACTCTGGTGCGAGTTACTATTAACAAAGGGCTATGGAAATTTTATGTCTGCCACCTAGGGGAACAGTGGATCTTCTGATTTGTTGCTCTCTTTCGGGAAGTGTGAGACCAGCCAAGTCGAATGCTTTCAGTAATAATATAAATCCAGAATGATATCATACAGCTATTGCTATTAAATTGGTTCAACGGGCTCTGTAAAAAACATGACAAAGTGGAGCACGTTCCTCTGGGTTTTATGATAAAGGTGCTCGCTTTATGGGCAGCGGATCaaccaaattgaaaacaaacaTTGCCGGCCGTGCAAAATTCTTGATATCCTAACCGAAAAGCCAAACACTTGGAGAAACAAGGGAGTCGGACTGGCAAGGTGTGCTAATATTTGGCTGTTAAACCATGGTACATATTTACCGAGAAAGGCAAACAGTAGGGATTAGGTTTCTCATGCTTGGTTGGATTCGCCAACACGATCAATCTGTTAATCTCTCCAGGCTGATCCACCGCGATCTGCAGCAAGTTGCGCAGGCCGGAAGAGATTCCGCTTGTAACTGGCCTTGGACAACCCCATACCAATAAACAATAAGAAAGCCGACGACTTCCTTGTTGACAGTAATAGTTTGAAGAGATACTCGAATGCGCGAGCGTAAGCCTCTTATTAGCAACCAATGTGTGAATGGCAGCTCACTCCCTCCCCAAGGGCTGCTCTTGGGGAGCTCGGAAAATCGGGCAACGCTTTCATCTCACCTAAATGCCAGGACACGCTACTCCGGCGAGTGCGTCACTGGCGTTTTAACACAATTAAGATGCGGCAGGCGTGTCGCCCAGCTGCAATTAAAAGCTCATTAGCGACGCGTCTAATGAAGCATCGACTGCGCCACGCTTGCTGTTTGGGAACGTTTTTGAAACGTGTTTTGGGCAAACATGTGTCCACATCAAAAGACCATCGTATAATTTCGTCTCCATTCACTAAGTGACTTATGATAGCTTATACTGGCTAAGATTAGGACGCTATTTCTTGAGCAGCAAGTGGCCCTTCGGCTTCAGTTTGCTTCGGATGAGGCGCTGTTTCTCGGACTCGGCATTCTCCTTGAGACGTTCATGTCGCTGTTTGGCAAACTCCAGCTCTCCACTTAGCTCCACGATCCTAGTCGCAATCTCCTGCTGCTTAAGCAAGCGTCTCTTTTGGTTGGCCTAAAACATGAGAAAACAATTAATGATTAGGCTGATGTTTGAGGCGTTTCGGGGGAATACTTACACCCAGCGGCGTGGGCCTGCCATCTAAGTACGTGTAGTCCGGCAGATTGGTGAGTGGGCCAAAGGCATTTGGGTTTTCCGGTAATCCTCTGGATGCACGCCACTTCTGATCTATGGCACGGGTGGCCGTAAGAGCAATGCTTCGTTGCGCTGTGTAAGTACAGACAGCTTATGAATTATAAAGCGCTTTTAAGAAAAGGTATTGCTTACCTGTAATTGTGGCGAAGGGGGCCAAGCAGATCTTTGTTATTTTCAgcattatttattgaaaactAAGAGGTACTTATGAAAATACCTAATTCACATAATCAAACAGCTGATTGCAGGGTTGTCACCATTATGTAAATAAGCCTAACAACACTAAAGTGGTATAGGCTCAGTATTTTGTTATCGGAAACCCAAGCGTTTGGGGTTTTCATTACGCCAAAACGCGTTAGTCATTTGATagtgaaaaaattaattaacaaaataatttaaagtgaTTTGGGTCAGATCTGAATTAAGTTATGTCCACGAAAACGAGTACCATCGAGCGCAACGGCCACTCGGCCAAAACCTCCACACTGCGTGAAATTTGCGCGCGCGCCATCACAAAATCGGAGTGGGAGGACAAGGTGAGCAAAGTTTCCGGCGCTAAATCTCGCATGCTAATCCAATTCTCTCGCAGGAGGAGTTCCTAGACGTTATTTACTGGTCTCGTCAGGTGTTCGGCATCTTTCTGGGCGTCATCTGGGGCATTGTTCCGCTAAAGGGCTTTCTTGGACTTGTACTGTGAGTAGCCACCTATAACCTATAAATAGACGGAGTCACTCCACTTGATCCATCCAATGTGCCCCCAGATTCGCCGGCATCAGCTGCGGGATCGTCTACCTGTACGCCATCAACTTTCAAAACGTGGACGAGGACGCCTACGGAGGAGTTTGGGAGCTGATCAAGGAAGGTTTCATGACGTCGTTTGCCGGATTCCTGGTGACGTGGATAATCTTCTATACGGGCCTGCACTACGACGCCATAATGGCGGCGAAAGGATCTTAACAACACTCCCAAGCAATACCAGACTACAGGAGCCAGGTCCGCACCACGCCACTCTCTCCTTTGTACTTGCTGTAGATTGTTAAACTTTTAGCCAATTACGTTCATGTAAATGCATTTCTGATGTGGCCGATTGTCCCAAATCTTTCCGTGAAAGATCTTTCGGCCAACGATCTAGTTGAAAACAGAAGTTTCCATATGAATTTGAGTTTCCAAAATGCAGAATGCAATGAATCaacttttggctttttattacaaaatattggTCTACGGTTATAAGGTAGCTGACAGTTGAGCGGGGGATTCTAATCCTAGTATTCCATGGCCACGGCCCCCGAACCGTTGTGCCCCGCCCCGTTCTGCGCCACCGCCTCCTTCTCGTGCTGAAACTTATCCGGCAGCTGACCGCTTTGCAGGATCTGCGATAGACGCTCCACCTCTGCCAGCGAGCTGGCCCGCTTGATGGCCTCGCGGATGCGCTGCATATCCTCCGGATTGGCCAGTCGTCCGCCTTCCGATCCCCTTCCCTTGCCATTCCCCGCTTCTGCGGCTATGGCGGCTGCGGAGCTCATCTTGGACTTACGGCTGATCTCCTTAAGCATGTCCTTGCCCTGCTTGGTGCGAAAGAACTCTTGAGCCGCCTGGCGGTCCTTCTGCTTGATCTTTCTGAAGTCGAGCAGACGCAGCTGCGGGAACTTGTAGGCCATGTACTCGCGGTAGTTGGGCTTCGTGGATACCGGGTTGATGAGCAGGCAGATGGTGTCCAGCTTAGTGAATCCGGCTAGGGGCTCCAAGTCGCTCAGCTCCTGCAGGTTGTTCCCGGTAAGAATGATAGAGCCCAGGTTGGGCACAGCCTCCTCAAGTCCCTCGCTGATGCGCAGGATGCGGTTGTTGTTCAGCAGGAGGCACTTAAGGCGGGGGAGATGCGGCAGGTTATCCAGCTTCCGCAAATCGTTGTCGGACAGATCGATGGTGTCGAACTGGTCCAGAGTGGCGCCCAGGTTCTCGATCTGTGGAATCTTGTAGCCGCGCAAATCCAGCTCGCGCTCCCGGCATGGGTTTATATATTGCATCGACTGGTTTATCAGCTCCGGCGTTAGTTTCACCATCTTGGCAATCGCAGTGTGCTAACGATTGGTCTGGATCCgctttttttaatattttttaaggtTTATTTTCCGAAATGCAGAAAAACAATTCGCTGCCGACGCGAGTTGGAGATGAACCCTTTTTTCAATAGCAGACAATGCCGGTATCGATATCATAAATTGTAATGGTgtgtttttggtattttttttgaCTGCCG from Drosophila yakuba strain Tai18E2 chromosome 2L, Prin_Dyak_Tai18E2_2.1, whole genome shotgun sequence includes these protein-coding regions:
- the LOC6528460 gene encoding LOW QUALITY PROTEIN: retinol dehydrogenase 13 (The sequence of the model RefSeq protein was modified relative to this genomic sequence to represent the inferred CDS: inserted 2 bases in 1 codon); the encoded protein is MCIFIDCLLSPLIVWPAIIGVGIYFLKEYMQGGKFTKDTDETGKVFIVTGANTGIGKETALEIARRGGTVYMACRDMNRCEKARKDIIKETNNQNVFSRELDLSSQDSIRKFVDGFKKEQPKLHVLINNAGVMRCPKTLTKDGYELQLGVNHIGHFLLTNLLLNVLKSSTPSRIVVVSSLAHTRGSINVGDLNSEKSYDEGLAYSQSKLANVLFTRELAKRLEGSGVTVNALHPGVVDTELGRNWAFFQTNLAKFVLKPMIWPLLKTXYAALDPELKDISGLYFSDCKPKPVAPRALDDRLAKFLWTKSEKWTGLDKPEAKEVKKSE
- the LOC6528461 gene encoding dynactin subunit 4, with amino-acid sequence MSFMQPSPVKYACSCGILNPINKLFFCRHCPKLRCGFCVTHEIESHFCSNCLENIPSTEARHKKNCCANCFDCPCCQHTLSARASTVPVVRKTEEAKEPKDGDSKGDVTPPVPATSKPSAVPTTKKMYYLSCLSCRWTTRDVGIPDQGVATGTWPDNECLYQARFNALVEYFQAVVLQEKQEKLEFMRRKAPKQHKFPSLTDRTGLTVSLIRRQIGWNDKAPKAKAVITPVEATAEVEGLPANIFTEPLNLRNVTTITQRHSQPADQPTAVVSLYPQRRSLWIKRSLRCRQCEHNLIKPEYHPTSIKYRIQLFASYHVPEVVMVRCEQPLVAGKSNAILLKLTNPTMYDMTIRLLTTSPPEDPQLLTEATRVVKEESITSSPLLKTVGITLSRQNSTREVKRDVIDVSNAEIVPLESDFVLSQRDDSKEFDEDVQLPTEEPKFIVWRKGNKVLLRLQFTPAEKLPGSTDVVLGFYMQYTYVNTVNNTPEKREPTTHALHSRVFITAGATEQKAN
- the LOC6528462 gene encoding uncharacterized protein LOC6528462 codes for the protein MDLKQLYSCICLLISIIICKVSEAKPTYYDLDSYETYDTDRYDSYGGSSYALSYGKPLTDNRLKKLSPGYYYVDDGYIAPVASNAGYTRREGSSVSDSDSLPHSVKFTPIVRVRQTKTKRKKLFVPNFFG
- the LOC6528463 gene encoding 39S ribosomal protein L52, mitochondrial — encoded protein: MLKITKICLAPFATITAQRSIALTATRAIDQKWRASRGLPENPNAFGPLTNLPDYTYLDGRPTPLGANQKRRLLKQQEIATRIVELSGELEFAKQRHERLKENAESEKQRLIRSKLKPKGHLLLKK
- the LOC6528464 gene encoding respirasome Complex Assembly Factor 1 yields the protein MSTKTSTIERNGHSAKTSTLREICARAITKSEWEDKEEFLDVIYWSRQVFGIFLGVIWGIVPLKGFLGLVLFAGISCGIVYLYAINFQNVDEDAYGGVWELIKEGFMTSFAGFLVTWIIFYTGLHYDAIMAAKGS
- the LOC6528465 gene encoding probable U2 small nuclear ribonucleoprotein A', whose protein sequence is MVKLTPELINQSMQYINPCRERELDLRGYKIPQIENLGATLDQFDTIDLSDNDLRKLDNLPHLPRLKCLLLNNNRILRISEGLEEAVPNLGSIILTGNNLQELSDLEPLAGFTKLDTICLLINPVSTKPNYREYMAYKFPQLRLLDFRKIKQKDRQAAQEFFRTKQGKDMLKEISRKSKMSSAAAIAAEAGNGKGRGSEGGRLANPEDMQRIREAIKRASSLAEVERLSQILQSGQLPDKFQHEKEAVAQNGAGHNGSGAVAMEY